In Rhinolophus sinicus isolate RSC01 chromosome X, ASM3656204v1, whole genome shotgun sequence, a single genomic region encodes these proteins:
- the MAGEH1 gene encoding melanoma-associated antigen H1: MPRGRKSRRRRNARAAEENRNNRKIQASEASETPMAASVVPSTPEDDLSGPEEDPSTPEEASSTPEESSSTAQAQKPLVARSNFQGTKKSLLMSILALIFIMGNSAKEALVWKVLGKLGMQPGRQHSIFGDPKKVVTEEFVRRGYLIYKPVPRSSPVEYEFFWGPRAHVESSKLKVMHFVARVRNRCSKDWPCNYDWDSDDDAEVEAILNSGGRSYSAP; this comes from the coding sequence ATGCCACGGGGACGAAAGAGTAGGCGCCGCCGTAACGCAAGAGCCGCAGAAGAGAACCGTAACAATCGTAAGATCCAGGCCTCAGAAGCCTCCGAGACCCCAATGGCCGCTTCTGTGGTCCCCAGCACCCCCGAAGACGATCTGAGCGGCCCGGAGGAAGATCCGAGCACTCCGGAGGAGGCCTCTTCCACCCCCGAGGAATCCTCCAGTACTGCTCAAGCGCAAAAGCCCTTGGTAGCCCGGAGCAATTTTCAAGGCACGAAGAAAAGTCTCCTGATGTCCATATTAGCCCTCATCTTCATCATGGGCAACAGCGCCAAGGAGGCCCTGGTCTGGAAAGTGCTGGGGAAGTTGGGGATGCAGCCTGGCCGGCAGCACAGCATCTTTGGAGATCCAAAGAAGGTCGTCACAGAAGAGTTCGTGCGCAGAGGGTACCTGATTTATAAGCCAGTGCCCCGTAGCAGTCCCGTAGAGTACGAGTTCTTCTGGGGACCTCGAGCACACGTGGAATCGAGCAAGCTGAAAGTCATGCATTTTGTGGCAAGGGTGCGTAATCGATGCTCCAAGGACTGGCCATGTAATTATGATTGGGATTCAGATGATGATGCAGAAGTTGAGGCTATTCTCAATTCAGGTGGTAGGAGTTACTCTGCTCCTTAG